The DNA segment aattaaatagtgatcagaataaaaaattaagtaataaagTTGTGAGAAATTGTGAGATTTTTCGTTCCTTGTTTTATTAAAACTAGCTTCATACTGGTTTAGGTATCTTCTGTCATTACTAAATCTAGAAAATTAACTAAgtgtaacttttgcagtttgaggtgcaacagcaaaactagcataaatttctttttccttcttcacaatttcacaaaTAGAAGATTTGTTCTTACTGTAGATCTCAACAACCTCAGTGTTTGATTTCTTATCTTTCCTTATTACATCAAgaattttcgggcttccctggtggcgcagtggttgaaagtctgcctgctaatgcaggggacacgggttcgagccctggtctgggaagatcccacatgccacggagcagctgggcccgtgagccacaactactgagcctgcgcgtctggagcctgtgctccacaacaagagaggccacgatagtgagaggcccgcgcaccgcgatgaagagtggcccccacttgccgcaactagagaaagccctcgcacagaaacgaagacccaacacagccaaaaataaataaataaataaataaataatttaaaaaagaaaaaaaaaaaagaattttcaccTTTTTACTTAAAGGAAGGACTTTATAACTTCTTTGGCATATctaaattgccagcatcactactcttgcgctttggggccattattaagtaaataagCGTTACTTGAACACAGTAACCCAGTAAATCTGATAACTCAGATGGCTACTAGGTGACTAacctggacaaagggatgattcccctcccaggagggatggagtgagatttcatcatgctactcagggcggcatgcaatttaaaatttatgaattgtttatttctgtaattttccatttaatattttcagaccatggTTGGTCTGAAACCACAGAAATTGAAAATGTGGATAACGGGGGActattgtaattttctttctgttccaggatcccatccaggttATCACacgtcatcatgtctccttagcctCCTCTGGTCTATGACAGATTCTCaggttttccttgtttttttaataactttgacAGTTTTGTACTGGCCAGATATCCTGTACAATGTCTCCCAATCTGGGTTTACCTGATATTTTACTCATGGTTAGACTTGGGTTATGGACTTTTGGGAAGATGCAGAGATGAAGTATTCTTCTCAACACATCATATCAGGGGTGCATGCTATCATCATGACTTATCACTGATAATATTAACAAATACCTGGCCAGGGTAGTGTTTcacaggtttctccactgtaaagttaccttCCCCCCTTCCTGTACTCTTACTCTTCAGAAGCAAGTCATTATGCatagcccacactcaaggggacaGTGTGGGGAGAGGATTAATCTCTATTTCCTGGAGTGGGGAGTGTCTACATGAAgtatttggaattcttttgtaaagaagagttgccttttcactccttctctccttcccttcccttccctccctccctcccttccatctatctatctgtctatctaaatATCTATCTATCCTTTGTGCCACAATATCCTGGAGCAGCAGTTGTTTATAATAACTATATAATTTATCACCTTCTCCAAGAAGTTTGAGTAAGCAAGGCTAGAAGGGTTTATATAATAAGGcacaagaaaaatttatttgtgGGAAATCTTTAGCTTTTACAATCATACAAGGATCATACATGGTTTTCCTGACTGCACATGCCAGTGAAGGCAGAATTACATTTGATTAGTTCAAACACATTTACCAGCAAATTAAACATAAGTAGAATCAGCAATGCTTGGAAGAGCGACTGTTGAATATGCATCTTAGACCATCTTCCACTTTAGAAAACTGATCCCACTTGCTACATGTTCAGTAAAATCTCGTTACTTGCCAGTAAGATATTGTCCCCCAAATGTAtttattctgtatatttttgtaCTCTACCAGCTTTGTTCAGTTTTTAGACGGCTTTCAGGCCCATTTTTAAGACTAAACCAAATACTTACCAGAGATATAAAGAATTTTTTGGAAACATTATGAGCAATGGACAACTATGCAGTGATTAAAGGGACAAAAGCTTTAACAACTCCTCACAACATTCCCTTTCCTTGTGAAATTTAAATATGTCACAGGGAGTTAACAATAATTACCAGATTTAATGCATGCTGAACAGAATCTTGTTTTCAAGAGGAAGGATGTAATGTGGAGGCGCATGCATCACACACATATCCCACTGTATAATATGTTGACTGCAAAACATATGTTTAGAACTCTAGGAACTTCTTTGATAATATCTTGTATTAGTTAGGAAATCCTGAAAATGAACATCTGTGCAAATTTGAAGCTTTATTATATGCTTTGAAAAACAGTACTTACCTAATTGAAAAAcatgagaaaaggaaaattggCAGTATGGACATGTGCTCTCATGTATCTCTGACATTCTTTAAATAGCATAAAAAGGTACTGTGAatagtttaaatattaaaaaaaaagaacacaagtacgattctatatatgtgtttgaacataaatacatatacacgTTTATGTTCGAGTATGCATATAAACAAAGACGTTTAAAACTACCCCTTTGCAAATAAAAGAGCAAAGAGCATTTTGCTCACCATCCAAGTCTTCAGAGATTAACCTGCTGCAGCCGCTGAACAATAGGGCACTGGATGCTTCAGATGAAGAGATTAAGGTGATAACAGGATGGGCACTCTGTGCTTCAGACAAAGgaaatttaaagatgaaaacGGGAGGCTCTGTGCTTTGGACAAACAGGCCCTTAGATGCATTTCATGAAGAGTTTTAATGAACCCcgcttcccatacatagaaaagccctATAATCATTAACTTGGgatatctgttctttgtgacGAGCAGTGATCTTTTACCAAGATACATCTGACTGCACGTATtccctaacaacaacaacaaaatcacatATAAACtagcctccccccacctctctggAGCAGGTCCTCAGAGCTATCCGAAGGCTGTCTCTggggctacagtcctcagtaagaccctgaataaaCCTTAACTCACacctctcatgttgtgcatttttctctCAGTCGACACCTTGGATCACTGCATAAGTCTAGTAATATGAATTACTGCAAAATTATTTTATGGCTCTTAttacaaaataaacaataaaccgTAACCAAAATTAGAAAAGGCCACCTGTCTTCACAGGGCAATGAGCTTGTCCTCTACAAGCATAATAACAAACTATCTTTCAGTCCTGCTCTCAAAGGTATCAGCAGATAGAAGGGAATCGCTGAAGATGTTAGGAAAAACAAATGTATGGCTGGAGCTTTAGCTTTTAGCTAGATTAACCCGAAAAAAAAAGTGCCTAGGAAAAGAGTCCAGAGATTATCTGATAGGCGGTCAATGGCTACGGTTTGAAGTCAGGATGTCTGTCTGTTCCTAAAGCTTTACAAAAACGAATGACTCAAGCTAAAGGAATGGCTCAGCATAAAGAGCTCCGGAGAGCCTTCCTCCCGCCACGCCCCAGCGGTTCAGAGCTAGTCAGCCCTGCCCACGGGGAAGAGCCCCACGGGTCCTCAGCGTCCACGGCCCGGGCCCTTCGTTTAATCCCCTAACTCTCCCCATGATGAGTGGGGGTCTCCCGCCTCGGCAAGCTCAGGGCTAAACGCTGGGGACCCTCAGCACTTCCCCAGGCGGCAAGGCCAGCACGGCGCCTAACCCACCTCCAAGAGGGGACACGTTACAGTGGTTGGCTCGTTTTACATCATTCCCAGAACGGACGTGGTATCATGTTAAACCCGAAAGGGTGGGGTTTGATAAACCATTTAAACCAGATGTTCAATCCCGGGAGGGCGTGAGCCTGGACAAAGGCGAGAGGGGTGCTGGAGCTGGGGGTTAGGGTGGGGCAGTCCCTGAGGGAAAACCCATCCCCTTAGCTCACCTTAGCAGCCCCTCCGCCTGCCCTCCCCCGTcgcccacaccccccccccagcttCCGCTTTCCTCCCTAAACGTCCAGGGCCTTGAGGGACAGAGCCAAGGCTGGGGCGACTTTGAACGTGAGGCAAGAAGGAATTTTCATTCCTTAGGAGCCGGAGGCTGGGACCCCGGCGCCAGCACCAAGCTTAGCAGCTTCCAAAGGTCGTGTTGCAGCCCAGCTCCGTAAGCTCCCTGGTTTCCTGGTTACGTGCGTGCCAGCAAAAACCAAAACCTCCGCCCGCGACTTCCGCTTCCCCAAAGGGCCTAAAGAGGTGAGCACGACAGCGTGAGACGTGTCGAACTCAGTGCGCCTCATGGCGGCCGCTGAAGCCCAGCCGCCCGGAATCCCGTTCCTCACGGCGCACGCGCACAGGGGCTCCGGGGAGCGGCCCGGGGCCCCGCCCCGAGGTGGGCGGGCCTGACACCTCACGCTGGGCCAATCAGCTGGCAGACCCTCgctgcctcctcctcctttctccctgccAGCCTTTCTGGGTTCCCGGTTGCACGTGTCAGTGTTTGTGTACGTGCGGCTGCAGCTGGGCGGAGAAACGCCGGCAGGCCAGGGTTGGGCTGCTGGGGCGCAGCCAGAGCTGTGGCGCGGCGGGGAGGGGCTGGCCCGCTGGCCCTGGGGATCTTTAAATTCTCCTGCTCTTGGACGGCCTGTGCTCGCTAACCTGTTTGTCGGCAGCGAGCGCCTCACCGCTCTGCTCTCCCAAGCACTCCGGTCCTCTACTTTAGGTGGGAGATGCTGTTGCTCGATTGCAACCCCGAGGTGAGACTCAGGCTGCTTTTGCCCTGCAGGCTTAAGTCTTCTAGGAAGGGCTAGCTAGGGTGATGGCTTACTGACCACTTGGCGTTGCCAGGTCAGGCCTCTTCAGAGTTGGAAGGTTTTTGGAGTGGAGGAAGATGTTCAATCCCGGGAGGGCGTGAGCCTTGACAGAGGCGAGGGCGGTGCTGGAGCTGTTCTTTTCTCGCAGGTGGATAGTCTGAGGCATCTGCTGGAGACCGGGGCCTCCGTCAACGCACCCCCGGATCCCTGCGAGCAGTCGCCCGTCCACTTGGCCGCAGGTGGCGGCCTCGCTTGCTTTCTTCTCTGGCAGCTGCAGACCGGCGCTGACCTCAACCAACAGGTAACTAGGTAACTGATTGTTGCCGTGTGcaaccctccccctccaccccaaatCCACACAAACATTTCTTAGACGCCGAGATATTCAGTCGTTTGTTATTAGAAACATGACTGTCGCAGCgatgtccaatagaaatataatgtgagacACGTATGTTAagattttctagtagccacattaatgAAGTAAAACGAAACATGAAAATTTTAGTAACCTAACCCAATtaatccaaaatattattatttcatatgtaatcaatataaaacattactgatagatattttacattttcttttcatgtgtcttctccatctgctgtgtattttacatttacagcacATTTCAATTCAGAatagccacatttcaggtgctcattAGCTGGATATATGGTTGCTGGCTACTACATGGGACAGAATTTCCAAGGTCTACAGTTCATTTCCAAAGGAACAATTGCTCCATTACCAAATTAAAAGTCTCAGGATAGCAATACTTGTGAGGCATGCTCACAACCAATACAATTCCTTACAGAACTTTCTTAGGGTAGTTTGCATCTTCATTGAATATTAAAGTATGGtgaattttaaactaatttttttacttctgtaggattctattttgcttttattcacTTAAAATTTAATGTATGTTTGTAGCTGTGGcttcacatatttttattaatgaaaaCTTTGTATTTAATAGGGCAccaagtgaattttattttaaaaaaaaaagaattaaaaaattcgGTCCAGTACAATGCATTTCTAACCCCACTTCCTCAAATAGCTTCCTCAAACAATAGACTTCACCCACCAACTTCCACTAGAGTGTTTCGGGGAGAGACTAAAATGTGCTGTTTTGTCTGTAAGGATGTTTTTGGAGAAGCTCCACTACACAAGGCAGCAAAAGTTGGAAGCATGGAATGCCTCAGCCTGCTTGTAGCCAGTGACGCCCAAATTGAGTAAGTATGAAATCAGTGgcttcaaattttatattttcttggattAAACTAATCAGACTCCTACAGCTTAATTACATGATGCTTGCCATTGATAATTTAATGTTATCGTTTAAATGTTAACTTAGGTTGTTAATGACATCTAATACTATGTATtcaatttgaataaataaaaaaatggatCCTAAGTAATCAGAGATACAATTCTATTCATCTGTCATGGCAGTGTTACATCTTAGTTTTGGTTTAGAAAAGCCATTCTATAGAAGTTCTCACTGACTTCCTTTGCATACTTAACTCATTGTAGTGAACAAAGAATACTCTTTCATTCGTGCAAAAATAAAATGCCCACTCTGTGCTGTACTCTGTGCTAGCCATTGAGGATACATACTGAGCAAAAATGGAATTCCTCTATGCTTCCTTTACCTCTTCTATTCTGCAACCAACATTTGTATGAGCCCAAAGCGCCTTTGTtaggaagatataaaaaaaggCTAAACAATTGTCAACTTTTACTTAACTAATTTTTTGTCTCAAATTCAGTTTATGTAATAAGAATGGGCAAACAGCTGAAGATCTGGCTTGGTCATGTGGATTTCCAGAATGTGGCAAGTTTCTCACAACAATTAAATGCATGCAGACAATAAAACCAAGTGAACAATCCAATAAAGAGCATTGTGTTCCAGTACTCAGACAGAAACGAAGTTTTGGAAGTGAAGAAGatacaaatgggaaaaggaaGTGTTGGTAAGGAATTcatagtttcttctttctttctccctca comes from the Eubalaena glacialis isolate mEubGla1 chromosome 20, mEubGla1.1.hap2.+ XY, whole genome shotgun sequence genome and includes:
- the ANKRD37 gene encoding ankyrin repeat domain-containing protein 37 isoform X1 → MLLLDCNPEVDSLRHLLETGASVNAPPDPCEQSPVHLAAGGGLACFLLWQLQTGADLNQQDVFGEAPLHKAAKVGSMECLSLLVASDAQIDLCNKNGQTAEDLAWSCGFPECGKFLTTIKCMQTIKPSEQSNKEHCVPVLRQKRSFGSEEDTNGKRKCW
- the ANKRD37 gene encoding ankyrin repeat domain-containing protein 37 isoform X2, which encodes MLLLDCNPEVDSLRHLLETGASVNAPPDPCEQSPVHLAAGGGLACFLLWQLQTGADLNQQDVFGEAPLHKAAKVGSMECLSLLVASDAQIDLCNKNGQTAEDLAWSCGFPECGKFLTTIKCMQTIKPSEQSNKEHCVPVLRQKRSFGSEEDTNGKRKC